In Hahella sp. KA22, one genomic interval encodes:
- a CDS encoding DUF3365 domain-containing protein has protein sequence MTLRLKFNLVLGLASCAGIALAAFLVYQLLQKNAREEVLDSARIMMQSAFAVRGYTVDEVRPLLALQQKRQFLPQTVPAYAAHRYIGKLQKEYPEYSYREATLNPTNPADRASDWEADIINHFRNNDGAPELVGTRETPTGPSLYMSRPIKITDPKCLACHSTPSAAPQTMIDMYGSSNGFGWKQDEVVGAQIVSVPMSLPLQRADETFKLFIGLLVGVFLVIAVLLNVMLDFVVIRPVKKLSDKANEVSLGALEAEEMPVKGNDEISSLTQSFNRMHRSLANAVRLLDETGEP, from the coding sequence ATGACCTTAAGACTTAAATTTAACCTTGTATTGGGTTTGGCTTCTTGCGCCGGCATCGCCCTGGCGGCCTTTCTGGTGTATCAACTATTGCAGAAAAATGCGCGGGAAGAGGTGCTCGACAGCGCCCGGATCATGATGCAGAGCGCGTTCGCCGTACGCGGTTACACCGTTGATGAAGTGCGTCCATTGTTGGCGCTGCAGCAGAAGCGTCAGTTTCTACCGCAGACCGTGCCGGCTTATGCGGCGCACCGCTATATTGGCAAGCTGCAGAAGGAGTATCCTGAATACAGCTACCGGGAGGCGACGCTGAACCCAACCAACCCGGCGGATCGCGCTTCGGATTGGGAAGCGGATATTATCAACCATTTCCGCAACAACGACGGCGCGCCGGAACTGGTCGGCACCCGGGAAACGCCGACAGGCCCTTCGCTCTACATGAGCCGCCCGATCAAGATCACCGATCCGAAATGTCTGGCCTGTCACAGCACTCCCAGCGCGGCGCCGCAGACCATGATCGACATGTACGGCAGCTCCAACGGTTTCGGCTGGAAGCAGGATGAAGTGGTCGGCGCCCAGATCGTATCGGTGCCTATGTCGCTGCCGCTGCAACGGGCGGATGAAACCTTCAAGCTGTTTATCGGTTTGCTGGTGGGCGTCTTCCTGGTGATTGCTGTGCTGCTTAACGTCATGCTGGACTTCGTGGTTATCCGTCCAGTCAAGAAACTGTCCGATAAAGCTAACGAAGTCAGCTTGGGCGCGTTGGAAGCGGAGGAAATGCCGGTGAAAGGCAACGATGAGATTTCCTCGCTGACTCAGTCCTTTAACCGTATGCACCGCAGTTTGGCTAACGCTGTCAGATTGTTGGACGAGACTGGCGAGCCTTGA
- a CDS encoding serine/threonine protein kinase: MTAPNTHPFDALTPEFIMDAVESQGYLCDGRIFALNSYENRVYQVGVEGADPLIAKFYRPNRWSREQILEEHEFCYELVEAELPVVAPLRLNDGGTLPQAGEFHFSLFPRKGGHAPELDNFDSLLTLGRLLARIHAVGAVKPFQHRPRIDTQSFGRDAVALVQEQFVPSELRSSYDSLTRDLLQALEEIIGDGGDFVYIRTHGDCHVGNMLWRDDAAHFVDFDDTRMAPAIQDLWMLLSGDRPNRTAQLVEIVEGYNEFYDFRPSELRLVEALRTLRMLNYCAWLASRWSDPAFPRNFPWFNSARYWGDHILELREQLAALNEEPLRLPSYQVR, from the coding sequence ATGACTGCGCCGAACACACATCCTTTCGATGCTTTAACCCCCGAATTTATCATGGACGCCGTCGAGAGCCAGGGCTATTTATGCGACGGACGTATTTTCGCCCTTAATAGCTACGAAAACCGCGTTTATCAGGTAGGCGTTGAAGGCGCCGATCCTCTGATCGCCAAATTCTACCGGCCAAATCGCTGGAGCCGGGAGCAAATTCTCGAAGAACATGAGTTCTGTTACGAACTGGTGGAGGCGGAGCTGCCCGTGGTGGCGCCGCTCCGCCTGAACGATGGAGGAACGCTGCCGCAGGCGGGAGAGTTTCACTTCTCTCTGTTTCCCCGCAAAGGCGGCCATGCGCCGGAACTGGATAATTTCGACAGCCTGCTGACCTTGGGTCGTCTGTTGGCCCGTATTCACGCGGTGGGAGCGGTCAAGCCCTTCCAGCATCGTCCGCGCATCGATACGCAAAGTTTTGGCCGCGACGCGGTGGCGTTGGTGCAGGAACAATTCGTTCCCAGTGAACTACGCTCTTCCTATGATTCATTGACGCGTGATTTATTGCAGGCGCTGGAAGAAATCATCGGTGATGGCGGCGACTTTGTTTATATCCGCACTCATGGCGATTGCCATGTAGGCAACATGCTGTGGCGTGACGATGCGGCGCATTTCGTGGACTTTGACGATACCCGCATGGCGCCGGCCATACAGGACCTTTGGATGTTGCTCTCCGGCGACCGTCCCAACCGCACTGCGCAGTTGGTGGAGATCGTCGAGGGTTATAACGAATTCTATGATTTCCGTCCTTCTGAACTGAGACTGGTTGAAGCGTTGCGCACGTTACGCATGTTGAACTATTGCGCCTGGCTGGCCAGTCGTTGGAGCGATCCCGCGTTTCCGCGCAACTTTCCCTGGTTCAACTCTGCGCGTTATTGGGGAGATCATATACTGGAGCTGCGTGAGCAACTTGCGGCGTTAAACGAAGAGCCTTTACGACTCCCTTCCTATCAGGTTCGCTAA
- a CDS encoding glutathione peroxidase: MPRFIKTALLSLLLCQSASALAACPALLDGDVKKLHSSQSINLCERFAGKPLVIVNTASYCGFTPQFKGLEAMYKRYREQGLEVIGMPSDDFNQEDNDAEKTAEVCFVNYGVTFTMTDAHPVKGPNAHPLFRNLAEQTGQPPQWNFHKYVVDKEGRVVAAFPSRTTPEDPDFIAAVESVL; this comes from the coding sequence ATGCCCAGATTCATCAAAACAGCCTTATTGAGCCTTTTACTGTGCCAAAGCGCGTCAGCGCTGGCGGCCTGCCCCGCCTTGCTGGACGGCGACGTCAAAAAACTGCACTCCAGCCAATCCATCAATCTATGCGAACGCTTCGCCGGCAAGCCGCTGGTGATCGTTAATACGGCGAGCTACTGCGGTTTTACCCCTCAGTTCAAAGGGCTGGAGGCGATGTATAAGCGCTATCGGGAACAAGGTCTGGAAGTCATCGGCATGCCCTCGGACGACTTTAATCAGGAAGACAACGATGCAGAAAAAACGGCGGAAGTGTGTTTCGTTAATTACGGCGTCACCTTCACCATGACGGACGCACATCCTGTCAAAGGACCGAACGCGCATCCCTTGTTCCGAAATCTGGCGGAACAGACCGGGCAGCCTCCGCAATGGAACTTTCATAAATATGTGGTAGACAAGGAAGGTCGCGTCGTCGCCGCATTTCCCAGTCGCACTACGCCGGAAGACCCGGACTTCATCGCCGCCGTGGAAAGCGTTCTCTAA
- a CDS encoding DUF2339 domain-containing protein → MDILILLIVGAVVGGAALQSFGGALMGAALGALAASFHRLQMKVQKLEKKVSAFERARSEPVAAPPPRVEIPLASNLNTATSSQPMATASTSAPNTVTENVNTLDEVKEEENISLDIRDLQLDIEPSPAPAVAMEQAPVTPLAMTETEPAQEEPVVAPAAPAEVAQPEPLRPTPAEPAPPNLADKLVAWVTNYFTGGNIVVRVGVIILFFGVAFLLKYASQKVVIPLELRYLGVAAGAAAMFAIGWRLRRKNQGYGLIMQGGAIGLLYITIFAAFRLHGLLSSLTSFSLMVAVVCCGVLIAVLQNAQALAAVSVIGGFAAPILASTGQGSHVELFTYYLLLNLGVTAIAWFKSWRTLNWLGFVFTFGIGMVWGAQYYTPMFFHSTEPFLIAFAVMYSLIALLFASRQPPNLKGLVDGTLVFGTPTVFIALQSLMVKDTQYAMAWSSAGVGIFYLTLSLLVRARPQMRLLYECYLALTVAFLTLAIPLAFDGRVTSALWAVEGVALFWVGARQQRLLPRFSGLGLMLFGGAMYLTEPPSQEPQWFVLNADFIGALLVTIAGGLTARIATRYQDRLLRQEVQWAPIILSLWAYAWWMAGGLFEIHRHIADTHLPIAGSLFTVLTAMACQFFAGRWRSPHLPWLAMASFVIGVVYLFTHYQVDARTIAWLNADFLASMTLVAYALWAGIFGRRGEQHRYFAPAEMVNALVLGVAVALGSLAGGTEAIEQYPSAMEASAFLLFYTFFTGAFALSYLRFQWTTAAYPALLLAPAILFVLFIYVLEYRALYANAGWLAYPVAWAAHFGYLRLMQDRVRAPIGLFHCVMLFALVFAVTWQIHFEITGEYDPETMAGQAIWGLVPALALLALRRGMSSVWPFARYPQELLQWLPRALLASVGLWMLWSNIVAPANKGLALLNPLDLVNLLALWVLWTEVRRHGALDALKQRVASYGVVAAFCFLWLNASLFRAFHFSLAIPYRFDDMVSSIVVQSGMSLLWSIAGMLCMLVGARRAHRSVWMVGGGLMVAVVAKLFLFDLSGTGTVARIVAFISVGVVLLLVGYFAPVPPREDAEKAPASEAESGAE, encoded by the coding sequence ATGGACATTCTTATTCTTCTGATAGTCGGCGCGGTGGTCGGCGGAGCCGCGTTGCAGTCCTTCGGAGGCGCATTGATGGGCGCTGCGTTGGGCGCTTTGGCGGCCAGCTTCCATCGCTTACAGATGAAAGTGCAAAAGCTGGAGAAAAAAGTCAGCGCATTTGAAAGGGCCCGTTCTGAGCCTGTCGCTGCGCCGCCGCCAAGGGTGGAAATCCCTCTCGCCTCAAACCTGAATACAGCGACCTCGTCGCAACCGATGGCGACGGCCTCGACCTCTGCCCCGAACACTGTGACGGAAAACGTGAATACGTTGGATGAGGTCAAAGAAGAGGAAAATATTTCCCTTGATATCAGAGACCTGCAACTGGATATAGAGCCGTCTCCTGCACCGGCAGTCGCGATGGAGCAGGCGCCTGTTACACCATTGGCCATGACCGAAACTGAGCCAGCGCAGGAAGAACCTGTCGTTGCGCCGGCGGCGCCTGCTGAGGTTGCTCAACCTGAACCTCTACGTCCCACGCCTGCTGAGCCGGCGCCTCCCAATTTGGCCGATAAGCTGGTGGCCTGGGTGACCAACTATTTCACCGGCGGCAATATTGTCGTGCGGGTGGGCGTCATTATTCTGTTTTTCGGCGTGGCGTTTCTACTGAAATACGCGTCGCAAAAAGTGGTTATTCCTCTGGAGCTGCGTTATCTGGGCGTGGCGGCGGGCGCCGCCGCCATGTTCGCCATCGGCTGGCGCTTGCGTCGCAAAAACCAGGGCTATGGCCTCATTATGCAAGGCGGCGCCATTGGCCTTTTGTACATCACTATCTTCGCCGCTTTCCGCCTGCATGGCTTACTTTCTTCACTGACCAGCTTCTCATTGATGGTGGCGGTGGTGTGTTGCGGCGTATTGATTGCTGTCTTGCAAAACGCACAGGCGCTGGCGGCGGTCAGCGTCATAGGCGGTTTCGCTGCGCCCATTCTGGCCTCTACCGGGCAGGGCTCCCATGTGGAGCTGTTTACTTACTATTTGCTTCTCAATCTGGGCGTTACCGCCATCGCCTGGTTTAAGTCCTGGCGCACGTTGAACTGGCTGGGGTTTGTTTTCACCTTTGGCATTGGCATGGTTTGGGGCGCGCAGTATTACACCCCTATGTTCTTCCATTCCACCGAGCCTTTCCTGATCGCTTTCGCGGTGATGTATAGCTTGATCGCCCTGCTGTTCGCCTCGCGTCAGCCCCCCAATTTGAAGGGCCTGGTGGATGGAACCCTGGTGTTCGGGACGCCTACGGTGTTTATCGCCCTACAGTCGTTGATGGTTAAGGACACGCAATACGCTATGGCCTGGAGCAGCGCAGGCGTTGGTATTTTCTATCTGACCTTGAGTTTGCTGGTGCGCGCGCGTCCTCAAATGCGTTTGTTGTATGAATGCTATCTGGCGCTGACGGTTGCGTTTCTCACTCTGGCGATTCCTCTCGCCTTCGACGGGCGCGTTACCTCTGCGCTGTGGGCGGTGGAAGGCGTCGCCCTGTTTTGGGTAGGCGCGCGCCAACAGCGACTGCTGCCGCGCTTTTCCGGATTGGGATTGATGCTGTTCGGCGGCGCTATGTATCTCACGGAGCCGCCATCCCAGGAACCGCAATGGTTTGTGTTGAACGCTGACTTTATTGGCGCTTTGCTGGTGACCATCGCAGGCGGCCTCACTGCTCGCATTGCGACGCGTTATCAGGATCGCCTGTTGCGTCAGGAAGTGCAGTGGGCTCCGATTATTCTGTCTCTGTGGGCTTATGCATGGTGGATGGCGGGCGGTCTATTTGAGATTCATCGCCACATCGCCGATACGCACCTGCCGATAGCTGGCAGTCTGTTCACGGTGTTGACGGCGATGGCCTGTCAGTTCTTTGCGGGAAGATGGCGTTCGCCGCATTTGCCCTGGTTGGCGATGGCGAGTTTTGTCATTGGAGTGGTTTACCTCTTTACCCACTATCAAGTAGACGCACGCACTATTGCGTGGCTGAACGCGGACTTCCTGGCGTCCATGACGTTGGTGGCGTATGCGTTGTGGGCGGGGATTTTCGGCAGGCGCGGCGAGCAGCATCGATATTTTGCGCCGGCGGAAATGGTCAATGCTCTGGTGCTGGGCGTGGCGGTGGCCTTAGGGTCGCTGGCGGGCGGAACCGAGGCTATTGAGCAGTATCCGTCAGCGATGGAGGCGTCGGCGTTTCTGCTGTTCTACACGTTCTTCACCGGCGCCTTTGCGCTCTCATACCTGCGTTTCCAATGGACGACGGCGGCTTACCCAGCGCTATTGCTGGCTCCGGCGATATTATTTGTTTTGTTCATTTATGTGCTGGAATACCGGGCGTTATACGCCAACGCCGGCTGGTTAGCGTACCCAGTGGCGTGGGCGGCGCATTTCGGATACCTGCGCCTGATGCAGGATCGCGTACGTGCGCCAATAGGCCTGTTTCATTGCGTGATGTTATTCGCTCTGGTATTCGCGGTCACCTGGCAGATTCATTTTGAAATCACCGGCGAATATGACCCTGAAACCATGGCTGGGCAGGCGATATGGGGATTGGTTCCCGCTCTGGCGTTGCTGGCTCTGCGGCGCGGCATGTCCTCGGTCTGGCCGTTTGCGCGCTACCCGCAGGAACTGTTGCAATGGCTCCCTCGCGCCTTGCTGGCGAGCGTTGGGTTGTGGATGTTGTGGAGTAACATAGTTGCTCCAGCGAATAAGGGGCTGGCGCTGTTGAACCCACTTGATCTGGTGAACCTGCTGGCCTTGTGGGTGTTGTGGACGGAAGTGCGTCGCCATGGCGCGCTGGATGCACTTAAACAAAGAGTCGCCTCATACGGCGTGGTGGCGGCGTTTTGCTTCCTGTGGCTCAACGCGTCCCTGTTCCGCGCTTTCCATTTCAGTCTGGCTATCCCTTACCGCTTCGATGACATGGTGTCGTCCATCGTGGTGCAGAGCGGCATGAGTCTGCTGTGGAGCATTGCGGGCATGCTGTGCATGCTGGTCGGCGCGCGCAGGGCGCATCGCTCGGTGTGGATGGTCGGCGGCGGCTTGATGGTGGCGGTAGTCGCCAAACTGTTCCTGTTCGATCTTTCCGGCACGGGCACGGTGGCCCGTATCGTCGCCTTTATCAGTGTTGGCGTAGTGTTGCTGTTGGTGGGCTACTTCGCTCCGGTTCCGCCCCGGGAAGACGCGGAGAAAGCACCCGCGTCGGAAGCGGAAAGTGGGGCGGAGTAA
- a CDS encoding glutathione S-transferase N-terminal domain-containing protein → MFNSHNFDVLGSTLASTLRRWRGTMGSSKTAQPEKAPELFDREGCPHCRLVREALTELNLDAMIYPVPQGGVRHRQRLQELSGGDTVPFLYDPNTDEKIAGAQAIVTYLFRQYRAKQPPAALRESFINMTGSRLATLVRGGKGLTAAPSNAPKKPLALYSFESSPFSRLVRERLCELELPYLLVNLSKQQLADLGPAAQRLHLGDYKPLPGSKREAFLKEHGRVQAPFLVDPNRGEGAGLFESAEIIKYLNAAYAV, encoded by the coding sequence ATGTTCAACTCCCACAATTTTGATGTGCTCGGCTCCACGCTGGCGTCCACTCTGCGACGTTGGCGGGGCACGATGGGCAGCAGCAAAACGGCGCAGCCTGAGAAAGCGCCAGAACTTTTTGATCGCGAAGGCTGTCCGCATTGCCGTCTGGTGCGGGAAGCTCTGACGGAGTTGAACCTCGACGCCATGATTTATCCGGTTCCGCAAGGCGGCGTCAGGCACCGTCAGCGTTTACAGGAACTTTCCGGTGGCGACACGGTCCCATTTCTGTACGATCCAAATACGGATGAAAAAATTGCGGGCGCGCAGGCTATCGTAACTTACCTGTTTCGTCAGTATCGCGCCAAACAGCCGCCTGCGGCGCTGAGGGAATCCTTCATTAATATGACGGGCTCCAGGCTGGCGACTTTGGTGCGAGGCGGGAAAGGCCTGACAGCGGCGCCATCAAATGCGCCGAAGAAACCCCTGGCGCTGTACAGTTTTGAATCCAGTCCCTTCTCGCGATTAGTGCGCGAACGCCTATGCGAACTGGAGTTGCCCTACCTTCTGGTCAATCTGAGCAAGCAGCAGTTGGCGGATTTGGGGCCGGCGGCGCAACGGCTGCATTTGGGCGATTACAAACCTTTGCCGGGAAGTAAAAGAGAGGCTTTTCTCAAGGAGCATGGACGCGTACAGGCGCCGTTTCTGGTGGACCCGAATCGCGGGGAAGGCGCAGGGTTGTTTGAATCTGCGGAAATTATCAAGTATCTGAACGCCGCTTATGCTGTCTGA
- a CDS encoding substrate-binding domain-containing protein — MRARRFTAFISLALIFASLRVYALTPFSQEDVPTKGYLFEVHGSNTIGAALAPALVKRYLEERGAQNVTVKSAGKENEAIVSGTVQGKTIAVKVAAHGSSTGYKALKSGEADVWASSRPVKDSEAQEHKKRADLKALDSEHVIAVDGLAILVHPRNPVKSLTTTQVAELFSGKINNWKQVGGPDMAVTVYARDESSGTWDTFSSLVLGDAYKLVKTAKRYESNDQLSDDVSKDRGAIGFSGFASVRSSKALAIAEANSPAIAPDQLSLATEDYPLARRLFFYTSGRPNKAAIDGFIHFTHSAMGQDIVADSGFVSQNILEVDPKLDNSVPESFRQLTRNYNRLTVNFRFAAGRSKLDNKAQRDLERLLEYLRQSGRSPADLMLIGFADKSGDELRSQMVSELRANAVNRALKERGAEVKAVTGYGQYMAVGASGGVHGASRNGRVEVWVRKDAK; from the coding sequence GTGCGCGCACGTCGGTTCACCGCTTTCATAAGCTTGGCGCTAATCTTCGCCAGTCTGCGTGTCTATGCGTTAACCCCATTCAGTCAGGAAGACGTCCCCACAAAAGGATATTTATTCGAAGTTCATGGCTCCAATACTATTGGCGCCGCCCTGGCCCCGGCTCTGGTAAAGCGCTACCTAGAGGAGCGTGGTGCGCAGAACGTCACGGTGAAAAGCGCCGGCAAAGAAAATGAAGCCATCGTCAGCGGTACCGTGCAAGGCAAAACCATCGCCGTCAAAGTCGCCGCTCATGGCTCCAGCACCGGTTATAAAGCATTGAAATCCGGAGAGGCGGATGTTTGGGCGTCATCCCGTCCCGTCAAAGACTCCGAAGCGCAGGAGCATAAGAAGCGCGCGGATCTGAAAGCGCTGGATTCAGAGCACGTCATCGCCGTTGACGGTCTGGCCATACTGGTGCATCCACGCAATCCGGTGAAGTCCCTCACCACCACTCAGGTAGCGGAGCTGTTTTCCGGCAAAATCAACAACTGGAAGCAGGTCGGCGGCCCGGATATGGCGGTGACCGTTTACGCTCGTGACGAAAGTTCAGGCACCTGGGATACTTTCTCCAGCTTAGTGCTCGGCGATGCTTACAAGCTGGTGAAAACCGCCAAACGTTATGAATCCAACGATCAGTTGTCCGACGACGTCAGTAAAGACCGCGGCGCTATTGGTTTCAGCGGTTTCGCTTCCGTGCGCAGCAGCAAAGCGTTGGCCATCGCCGAGGCGAACAGTCCCGCCATTGCGCCGGATCAACTCAGTCTGGCGACGGAAGACTATCCCCTGGCCCGTCGCTTGTTCTTCTACACCAGCGGGCGTCCGAATAAAGCCGCCATTGATGGGTTTATCCACTTCACACACTCCGCCATGGGCCAGGACATTGTCGCGGACAGCGGCTTTGTTTCTCAGAATATTTTGGAAGTCGACCCCAAGCTGGATAACAGCGTCCCTGAGTCTTTCCGCCAGTTAACCCGCAACTACAATCGGTTGACGGTGAACTTCCGTTTCGCCGCAGGACGTAGCAAGCTTGATAACAAAGCCCAGCGCGATCTGGAGCGATTATTGGAGTATTTGCGCCAAAGCGGTCGCTCACCAGCAGATCTGATGCTGATTGGTTTCGCGGACAAAAGCGGAGATGAGTTGCGCTCGCAAATGGTGTCTGAGCTACGCGCTAACGCAGTCAACCGGGCGCTGAAAGAACGCGGCGCAGAGGTCAAAGCGGTAACCGGTTATGGCCAGTACATGGCTGTCGGCGCCAGCGGCGGCGTGCATGGCGCAAGCCGTAACGGACGAGTGGAAGTCTGGGTGCGCAAAGACGCGAAATAA
- a CDS encoding Sir2 family NAD-dependent protein deacetylase, whose amino-acid sequence MAHIVVLSGAGISAESGLPTFRDVGGLWKQYSVHDLASPGGWERNPQLVLEFYNTRRQQAREAQPNAAHMALAALESQHRVTIITQNIDDLHERAGSSNVVHLHGEIMKARSSVDERYLVDLDDRDIALGDLCPQGKQMRPHVVWFGEMVPMLEAAADIVATADALLVVGTSLQVYPAAGLVDCTPEHCSITVIDPGEDVKVKGATIIRKTACAGVPEWIASLKL is encoded by the coding sequence GTGGCTCATATCGTCGTGCTCAGCGGCGCTGGCATAAGCGCCGAAAGCGGCCTGCCTACGTTCCGGGACGTAGGCGGACTATGGAAACAATACAGCGTACATGATCTGGCGTCCCCTGGCGGCTGGGAGCGCAACCCGCAATTAGTGCTGGAGTTCTACAACACCCGGCGCCAGCAGGCGCGGGAAGCCCAGCCCAATGCCGCGCACATGGCCCTCGCCGCGCTGGAATCGCAACATCGCGTCACCATCATCACGCAAAACATCGATGACCTGCACGAGCGCGCAGGGTCCAGCAACGTCGTACACCTGCACGGTGAAATCATGAAAGCGCGCAGCAGTGTCGATGAACGTTATCTGGTTGATCTGGATGACCGGGATATTGCGCTGGGTGATCTATGTCCTCAAGGCAAACAAATGCGACCGCATGTGGTCTGGTTCGGAGAAATGGTCCCGATGCTGGAGGCCGCTGCGGATATCGTGGCCACAGCGGATGCGCTGCTAGTAGTCGGTACGTCCTTGCAAGTGTATCCCGCTGCGGGTCTGGTGGACTGCACGCCAGAACATTGCTCGATAACGGTAATCGATCCCGGCGAAGATGTGAAAGTCAAAGGCGCCACGATTATCCGTAAAACCGCCTGCGCCGGCGTACCTGAATGGATCGCATCTCTTAAGCTATAG
- a CDS encoding serine/threonine-protein kinase: protein MSTKPPFDVIGKYSVESTIGQGAMGVVYKGHDPDIDRPVAIKMLHAHLMVDQTDGGLLARFRQEAQAAARCLHTNIVTVFDFGVFKNSPYMVMEFVDGIDLRSFLRENMQLSVRQIGDLVIQVLEALDYAHLKGVVHRDVKPANILLLESGHVKVTDFGVAKLDTSELTNVGDVIGTPSYMSPEALRGDRVDGRSDLFSAGIVLLELIAGKRPQKGGLPWTEKEILQFIADSPTLPVQLDRAFSSLLAKALTAEPKDRYETGQEFAIALKTLLAPNQVYVPDLNDLAATVIQSKVTFAGRQADQPSTYSSASSSQIALSPEVSLILSQTLAPFLGPVAHHMIRNAAASSTSLQEMIEKLSRHIPNEAERRNFLSTLNRTGIRSMPSETTGSGASRITTIGSRSSIRPGQAGPLTLSGETLQKLTQLLAHHVGPLASRLVRKSVKSSSDMETLFKDLANSIPDESERTQFISKARKSI, encoded by the coding sequence ATGTCGACGAAACCACCATTTGACGTAATCGGAAAATATAGCGTTGAGTCCACCATCGGCCAGGGCGCAATGGGCGTGGTGTACAAAGGCCATGACCCGGATATAGACCGTCCGGTCGCTATCAAAATGCTGCACGCCCACCTGATGGTGGATCAAACTGATGGAGGCCTGTTGGCCCGTTTCCGTCAGGAAGCCCAGGCGGCGGCCCGCTGTCTGCACACCAATATCGTTACCGTCTTTGATTTCGGCGTCTTCAAGAACTCGCCCTATATGGTGATGGAGTTTGTCGACGGCATTGATCTGCGTTCTTTCCTGCGGGAAAACATGCAGCTTTCCGTGCGTCAGATTGGCGATTTGGTCATCCAAGTGCTGGAAGCACTGGATTACGCTCACCTGAAAGGGGTGGTGCACCGCGACGTTAAACCCGCCAACATTCTTTTGCTGGAGTCCGGTCATGTGAAAGTGACGGATTTCGGCGTTGCAAAACTGGATACCTCCGAGCTGACCAATGTCGGCGACGTGATCGGCACGCCCAGTTACATGTCCCCGGAAGCGCTGCGCGGCGATCGGGTTGATGGGCGCAGCGACCTGTTTTCCGCCGGTATTGTATTGCTGGAGTTGATCGCCGGTAAACGTCCGCAAAAGGGCGGCTTGCCCTGGACGGAAAAAGAAATTCTGCAATTCATCGCCGACAGTCCCACGCTGCCGGTGCAATTGGATCGCGCTTTCTCCAGTCTGTTAGCGAAAGCATTGACCGCAGAACCGAAAGACCGATATGAAACCGGGCAGGAATTCGCTATCGCCTTGAAGACGCTGCTGGCGCCTAACCAGGTGTATGTGCCGGATCTCAATGATCTTGCCGCGACGGTGATACAAAGCAAGGTTACTTTCGCCGGTCGTCAGGCGGACCAGCCTTCCACCTACAGCTCTGCGTCAAGTTCCCAGATCGCGCTGTCGCCGGAAGTGTCTCTGATTTTGAGCCAGACGCTGGCGCCGTTTCTGGGGCCGGTGGCGCACCATATGATTCGCAATGCCGCCGCGTCCTCGACGAGCCTACAGGAGATGATTGAGAAACTTTCCCGTCATATTCCCAATGAAGCCGAGCGACGTAATTTCCTCAGTACGTTGAATCGCACCGGGATTCGTTCCATGCCCAGCGAAACCACCGGCAGTGGCGCATCGCGCATCACCACCATTGGCTCGCGTTCGTCCATCAGGCCAGGACAGGCTGGTCCGTTGACGTTGAGTGGCGAAACCTTGCAGAAGCTGACCCAGTTATTGGCGCATCATGTCGGCCCACTGGCTTCGCGGCTGGTGCGTAAATCGGTGAAAAGCTCATCGGATATGGAAACGCTGTTCAAGGACTTGGCCAACAGCATTCCAGACGAGTCGGAACGCACCCAGTTTATCTCCAAGGCGCGTAAATCCATCTAA
- a CDS encoding DUF1566 domain-containing protein translates to MRRSVAWATFLEVLCAILLLAALIAALLYIFNTPEDSLQGETLAPGQESPELPNTVNGSGEQEHAPAGVEEGPRFVKIDAGGAELSPEAGEWSCVLDRSTGLLWEVKRTDGGLQDAEHTYSWAREGDLPDADAEPDAPPPGGSVYNRGLCLYSECDTAAYVREVREISLCGASDWRLPEAAELRTLEHPTRYYPDIDTDFFPNTISGNYWTSTEVEKARTLAWSVDFNNGFPYIAEKRLAHHLRLTSGPVR, encoded by the coding sequence ATGCGTCGATCGGTTGCTTGGGCCACGTTTCTGGAAGTGTTGTGCGCGATTCTGCTACTGGCGGCGCTGATCGCCGCGTTGTTGTATATCTTCAATACCCCGGAAGACTCACTTCAGGGCGAGACATTAGCGCCTGGTCAGGAGAGTCCAGAACTACCCAATACTGTAAATGGCTCGGGCGAACAGGAGCATGCTCCTGCTGGTGTGGAGGAAGGTCCACGATTCGTTAAAATAGACGCCGGCGGTGCAGAGCTGTCGCCAGAGGCGGGGGAGTGGTCCTGCGTACTTGACCGCAGTACCGGGCTTTTGTGGGAAGTGAAGCGCACTGACGGTGGTTTGCAGGATGCCGAGCACACCTACTCGTGGGCGCGGGAAGGCGACTTGCCGGACGCAGATGCGGAGCCAGACGCGCCGCCGCCGGGAGGTAGCGTCTATAACCGTGGACTGTGCCTGTATTCTGAATGCGATACCGCAGCCTACGTGAGGGAAGTGCGGGAGATCAGTCTGTGCGGCGCGTCCGACTGGCGTCTGCCTGAGGCGGCGGAGCTGCGGACCTTGGAGCACCCCACCCGTTATTATCCGGATATTGATACGGACTTCTTTCCCAACACCATCTCCGGCAATTACTGGACCTCGACGGAAGTGGAAAAGGCGAGGACGCTGGCCTGGTCCGTGGACTTTAATAATGGCTTTCCCTACATCGCTGAAAAGCGTTTGGCGCATCACCTCCGGCTCACATCCGGACCCGTTCGCTAA